From Vibrio crassostreae, one genomic window encodes:
- the fucK gene encoding L-fuculokinase, whose translation MSIAIILDCGATNARSIAINQQGEIVASHYIANETLQNGTKHVWDFQQIWKKLVECSKQVTAQINSTDIVAVSVTTFGVDGAPFDKDGKQIYPIISWKCARTAPVMSQISQDIDRDELYLTNGIGDYSFNTLFKLKWLKDNEPKVYSNMDKWVFISSMLTQKLTGELTTDRTMAGTSMMTDLDSGDWNEGVLQYLELTKAHFPPMVEAGEIVGCLKDDVAFLLGIPNRVPVISAGHDTQFALFGSGAKENQSFLSSGTWEILMARSPRPQLKPDYLKEGMTTELDAKNGLFNPAIQWLSSAVMEWVANTYFTDIAESSSKYAVMVSEGEAAPIGANGVRFDPSFLLGGDGKGNGAITGLSINATRGEIYRAALEGLAFKLKSSLHYLSTTCRLNTKCLMVVGGGSKNRLWNQIRADVVGIPIHVVEQSEATVTGAAMYAFAGAGVFIDANHAQENMKPAYQVVTPSESREQYAQLLEEIHNA comes from the coding sequence ATGTCGATTGCTATTATTCTTGATTGCGGAGCCACCAACGCCCGCTCTATTGCGATTAACCAGCAAGGTGAAATTGTTGCGTCGCACTATATTGCTAATGAAACGCTACAGAATGGCACTAAACATGTTTGGGATTTTCAACAGATTTGGAAAAAGCTTGTTGAGTGTTCAAAGCAGGTAACGGCTCAAATTAATTCGACGGATATTGTTGCCGTTTCTGTCACTACCTTTGGAGTGGACGGGGCGCCCTTCGATAAAGATGGAAAGCAGATCTATCCCATTATTTCTTGGAAATGTGCTCGTACCGCGCCTGTGATGAGCCAGATCTCGCAAGATATTGACCGCGATGAACTGTATTTGACCAACGGCATCGGGGACTATTCGTTCAATACCTTATTCAAGCTTAAGTGGTTGAAAGACAACGAACCAAAAGTCTATAGCAATATGGATAAGTGGGTGTTTATTTCGTCGATGTTGACACAAAAGCTGACGGGCGAATTAACAACCGATCGAACCATGGCTGGCACGTCGATGATGACGGACCTAGACAGCGGTGACTGGAATGAAGGGGTATTACAGTACCTAGAGCTGACGAAGGCGCACTTCCCTCCCATGGTTGAAGCGGGCGAAATAGTGGGTTGTTTAAAAGACGATGTCGCCTTCCTGCTTGGCATTCCAAACAGAGTTCCAGTGATTTCAGCAGGTCACGACACTCAGTTTGCTTTGTTCGGCTCTGGTGCCAAAGAGAATCAGTCTTTCTTAAGCTCAGGGACTTGGGAGATCTTGATGGCTCGTTCGCCACGTCCTCAGTTAAAACCTGACTATCTCAAAGAGGGCATGACAACAGAGCTTGATGCTAAAAATGGTTTGTTTAACCCAGCAATCCAATGGCTCTCTAGTGCAGTAATGGAATGGGTCGCCAACACCTACTTTACGGATATTGCCGAGAGCAGCAGTAAATACGCGGTGATGGTTTCGGAAGGGGAAGCGGCCCCTATCGGTGCAAATGGCGTTAGGTTCGATCCATCCTTTTTACTTGGTGGTGACGGTAAAGGAAATGGTGCGATTACTGGCCTGTCCATTAATGCCACAAGGGGCGAGATATACCGCGCCGCTCTAGAAGGACTGGCCTTCAAACTCAAGAGCAGTCTGCACTATCTTTCCACGACTTGTCGCTTAAATACCAAGTGTTTAATGGTGGTGGGTGGTGGGTCTAAAAATAGACTGTGGAACCAAATAAGAGCTGACGTTGTTGGCATCCCTATCCATGTGGTTGAACAGTCTGAAGCCACAGTGACGGGGGCAGCGATGTATGCCTTTGCAGGGGCTGGGGTATTTATTGATGCCAATCATGCCCAAGAAAATATGAAGCCTGCTTACCAAGTCGTCACCCCGTCTGAGAGCCGTGAACAATACGCCCAGTTATTGGAGGAAATACACAATGCTTAA
- a CDS encoding iron-containing alcohol dehydrogenase yields the protein MVFALNLPKLSLSGVGAVAESVAVLDCRPVKKAMIVTDKNLIELGILDSLYRALDDKGFDYVTFDKVTPNPTVSLVNQGAEFYQQSGCDCLIAVGGGSPIDCAKAIRIVTSNDGEITDYNGVGLVKNSGAFFIAINTTAGTAAEMTSNSVITDEKNLVKMVIVDTKQIPDVAVNDPSLMVGLPASVTAATGMDALTHAIESVVTPGAHRLTLPTALEAVKLIAKWLPMAVKDGANIEARSALADAQFLAGMSFNSAGLGAVHALSHQPSATHNLAHGVCNAILLPVVSAFNAQTVPSAFREVAEAMGGDTSQLDDTNAALLAVDLICTLSREVGIPSGLAHLGVKHADIDGWVQKAMDDVCMGGNPRTLTSEDVYHLYELAL from the coding sequence ATGGTGTTTGCATTAAATTTACCAAAACTATCATTATCCGGCGTAGGTGCGGTGGCAGAATCTGTTGCAGTGTTGGACTGTCGACCCGTAAAAAAAGCAATGATAGTGACAGATAAAAACCTGATTGAATTGGGGATATTAGATTCTCTTTATCGTGCACTCGATGATAAAGGGTTCGACTATGTCACCTTTGATAAGGTCACCCCTAACCCGACCGTTAGTTTGGTTAATCAAGGTGCTGAGTTTTACCAACAGAGCGGGTGCGATTGTTTGATTGCGGTTGGTGGCGGTAGCCCTATTGATTGTGCGAAAGCGATTCGTATTGTCACATCAAATGACGGCGAAATCACCGATTATAATGGGGTCGGCCTGGTTAAGAATAGCGGTGCGTTCTTTATTGCCATTAATACAACGGCGGGAACAGCGGCGGAGATGACGTCCAATTCGGTGATTACCGATGAGAAGAATCTCGTTAAGATGGTGATCGTCGACACCAAACAGATTCCAGATGTTGCGGTTAACGACCCATCATTGATGGTTGGTTTGCCTGCCTCTGTTACCGCTGCAACGGGTATGGATGCGCTGACCCATGCCATTGAGTCGGTTGTGACTCCTGGCGCCCATCGTTTAACACTTCCGACCGCACTTGAGGCGGTTAAGCTAATTGCCAAATGGCTGCCTATGGCAGTAAAGGATGGAGCGAACATAGAAGCTCGGTCGGCACTTGCTGATGCGCAATTTTTAGCGGGGATGTCGTTCAACTCAGCCGGATTAGGCGCGGTTCATGCGTTGTCACATCAGCCTTCGGCAACACACAACCTAGCGCATGGCGTTTGTAATGCTATCTTGCTGCCTGTGGTGAGCGCATTCAATGCTCAAACGGTTCCAAGTGCGTTTAGGGAAGTAGCTGAAGCGATGGGTGGGGATACGTCTCAGTTAGACGACACTAATGCAGCCCTATTAGCGGTGGACCTGATTTGCACGTTGTCTCGTGAAGTGGGTATCCCTTCTGGGCTGGCTCACCTTGGGGTTAAGCATGCAGATATTGATGGTTGGGTTCAAAAAGCCATGGATGATGTTTGTATGGGAGGCAACCCAAGAACGTTGACCAGTGAAGACGTTTATCACCTTTACGAGTTGGCGTTATAG
- a CDS encoding L-fuculose-phosphate aldolase has protein sequence MTRNELAQDIIDTCLEMTKLGLNQGTAGNVSVRYEDGLLITPTGIEYENLTPEKIVFVSESGEFEEGKIPSSEWAFHLTCYQAREDCHAVVHNHAINATAVSILNRPIQAIHYMVAASGAAEIPCVPYATFGSPKLADYVDAGIRQSKSILLQHHGMITVGENLKKALWLAHETEVLAELYLKCAAIQPDVPVLPNQEMDHVLDKFKTYGLRVEK, from the coding sequence ATAACAAGAAATGAACTAGCACAAGACATTATCGATACATGCTTAGAGATGACTAAGCTGGGATTGAACCAAGGCACCGCAGGTAATGTCTCGGTGCGCTATGAAGATGGTTTATTGATCACTCCAACGGGTATTGAATATGAGAATCTGACACCGGAAAAGATCGTTTTTGTCAGCGAATCCGGAGAATTTGAGGAAGGCAAAATTCCATCAAGCGAATGGGCTTTCCACCTAACCTGCTACCAAGCGAGAGAGGATTGCCATGCCGTTGTTCACAACCACGCCATTAACGCGACAGCAGTGTCTATACTCAATCGTCCAATCCAGGCGATCCACTATATGGTTGCAGCATCGGGCGCGGCAGAAATACCTTGTGTACCTTATGCTACCTTTGGCTCTCCTAAGTTGGCTGATTATGTAGATGCTGGCATTCGTCAAAGTAAATCTATTCTTCTTCAACATCATGGCATGATCACCGTTGGTGAAAATCTGAAGAAAGCATTGTGGTTAGCACATGAAACCGAGGTATTGGCTGAGCTTTATCTCAAATGTGCAGCGATTCAGCCAGACGTTCCAGTGCTTCCAAACCAAGAGATGGATCATGTACTCGATAAGTTCAAGACGTATGGATTGCGAGTTGAGAAGTAA
- the fucU gene encoding L-fucose mutarotase, translated as MLKGIHPAISPELLAVLSRMGHGDEILFADAHFPAETFGSHVVLRADGVNIDTLLEGTIPLFELDAYCQSPLIMMQAVEGDQLDPTVESKYMAAITKTTKDKPALEHMDRFDFYDRAEKCFAVVLTGETAKYGNIILKKGVTPA; from the coding sequence ATGCTTAAAGGAATCCATCCGGCAATAAGCCCAGAACTGCTTGCCGTATTAAGTCGAATGGGGCATGGCGATGAAATTCTGTTTGCCGACGCCCATTTTCCTGCGGAGACGTTTGGATCGCATGTGGTGCTAAGAGCCGATGGCGTGAATATCGATACGCTGTTAGAGGGCACAATACCGCTATTTGAGCTCGACGCGTACTGCCAAAGCCCGCTGATCATGATGCAAGCCGTAGAGGGTGACCAGCTCGACCCAACAGTTGAATCGAAATACATGGCGGCAATCACAAAGACCACTAAAGACAAGCCTGCATTAGAACACATGGATCGTTTTGATTTTTACGACCGCGCCGAAAAATGCTTTGCAGTTGTACTGACGGGCGAAACCGCTAAATACGGAAACATCATTTTAAAGAAAGGCGTAACGCCAGCTTAA
- a CDS encoding radical SAM/SPASM domain-containing protein, with protein MLKAIRYNNLGYTSFFNPDNGFFARVPDKGKREPFWSPHGPELMDISITNWCDKGCPFCYKSSTKYGKHMALDDYKKVIDQAADMHTFQVALGGGNPNQHPDFLEILEYTYSKGIVPNYTTNGRGLSDKILSATRKYCGAVAVSAYPPYDEAARTLKKLNNLGVKTNIHFILDAKSVDTAIDWLKQPPEFLTGINAIIFLNYKPSGRKVFEERLLRNSPRLNELFELATSQQRKLKVGFDACCVSGVFARTNANTSMVDACDAGRFSLYVSEDLKVYPCSFQAGLVEGEQLNNKTKLLDIWIKSKNFKSFRRYFSSDRCGVCSHSSVCMNGCPLFDELVVCGNR; from the coding sequence ATGTTAAAAGCTATTCGATATAATAATTTGGGTTATACATCCTTTTTCAATCCAGATAATGGTTTCTTCGCTCGGGTTCCTGACAAAGGGAAGAGAGAGCCGTTCTGGTCACCACACGGACCTGAGTTGATGGATATTTCAATCACAAATTGGTGTGATAAAGGTTGTCCTTTTTGCTACAAATCATCAACGAAATACGGCAAACATATGGCGCTAGATGATTACAAGAAAGTGATTGACCAAGCAGCAGACATGCATACATTTCAGGTGGCTTTAGGAGGCGGAAACCCTAATCAGCATCCTGATTTTTTAGAGATTTTAGAATATACATATTCCAAAGGAATAGTGCCTAACTATACAACGAACGGTCGTGGATTGAGCGATAAAATCCTTAGTGCTACTCGCAAGTATTGTGGTGCTGTAGCTGTTTCTGCGTATCCACCGTACGATGAGGCAGCTAGGACGCTAAAGAAGCTGAACAACCTCGGTGTCAAAACCAATATTCATTTTATCTTGGACGCCAAGAGCGTTGACACCGCAATTGACTGGCTAAAACAGCCCCCTGAATTTCTTACAGGAATAAACGCTATAATATTCTTAAATTACAAACCATCTGGTAGAAAAGTTTTTGAAGAAAGGCTCTTGCGTAATAGCCCTAGGCTAAATGAGCTTTTTGAATTAGCTACCTCTCAGCAAAGAAAGCTGAAAGTTGGTTTTGATGCTTGTTGCGTCAGCGGCGTCTTTGCGCGAACGAACGCTAATACGTCAATGGTGGACGCATGCGATGCAGGTAGATTTTCGTTGTATGTATCAGAAGATTTAAAAGTATATCCCTGTTCTTTTCAGGCTGGATTAGTAGAAGGAGAGCAGTTAAATAATAAGACAAAGCTTCTAGATATATGGATAAAATCTAAAAACTTCAAATCTTTTCGACGTTATTTCAGCTCGGATCGCTGTGGGGTCTGTAGCCACAGCTCAGTTTGTATGAACGGCTGCCCACTATTCGATGAGCTTGTAGTTTGTGGAAACAGGTAA
- a CDS encoding L-fucose isomerase has protein sequence MSQLVKIGIRPTIDGRQMGVRESLEDQTMGMAQRAAHFIQENIRHASGEKVECVLADSCIGGVAESAATADKFKRENVGLVLTVTPCWCYGTETIDMDPHTPKAIWGFNGTERPGAVYLAAAMAGHSQVGLPAFSIYGKEVQDAGDESIPSDVQDKILRFCRAGLAVASMRGKSYLSMGSVSMGIAGSVVNPEFFQKYLGMRNEYVDMTEIKRRLDREVYDKKEFELARAWVRDWCKEGKDYNGTPFTEERKAEDWDTVIKMTMIMRDLMRGNPKLADLGFGEESLGHNAILAGFQGQRHWTDHLPNGDFSEAILNSSFDWNGIREPICVATENDALNGVNMMLGKLLTGEAQVFHDVRTYWSEDAVERVTGTRPDSGFLHLVNSGSAALDGAGKAKTADGKPAMKPHWELTQADVEASLNATKWCPAIEEYFRGGGFSSQFLTEGGMPFTMHRINIIAGIGPVLQIAEGHSIELPEDVHNTLNERTNATWPTTWFVPRLTGQGAFKSVYEVMANWGANHCVITSGHVGGDLISLAAMLRIPVSMHNVDSQDIFRPHTWSAFGQDVEGQDYRACQNFGPIYK, from the coding sequence ATGTCACAGTTAGTTAAAATCGGTATTCGTCCTACCATCGACGGTCGTCAAATGGGTGTACGCGAATCTCTTGAAGATCAAACTATGGGAATGGCTCAGCGCGCAGCTCATTTTATTCAAGAGAATATTCGCCATGCTAGCGGAGAGAAAGTGGAGTGTGTCCTTGCCGACTCTTGTATTGGTGGTGTAGCAGAATCTGCTGCGACGGCTGACAAATTTAAACGTGAAAATGTGGGCCTTGTACTGACAGTAACACCGTGTTGGTGTTATGGCACAGAAACCATTGATATGGACCCGCATACACCAAAAGCCATCTGGGGCTTCAATGGTACTGAGCGTCCAGGTGCAGTATACCTAGCCGCTGCGATGGCAGGCCACTCACAAGTGGGTTTACCGGCATTCTCAATTTACGGCAAAGAAGTGCAAGACGCAGGAGACGAGTCAATCCCAAGTGACGTACAGGACAAGATTCTTCGCTTCTGCCGTGCAGGTTTAGCCGTCGCGTCAATGCGCGGTAAATCTTATCTCTCGATGGGCTCTGTATCTATGGGCATCGCGGGCTCTGTGGTTAACCCTGAGTTCTTCCAGAAGTATCTGGGCATGCGTAATGAATATGTCGATATGACAGAAATCAAACGCCGTTTGGATCGAGAAGTCTATGACAAGAAAGAGTTTGAACTGGCGCGTGCTTGGGTACGAGACTGGTGTAAAGAAGGTAAAGATTATAACGGCACCCCTTTCACCGAAGAGCGTAAAGCAGAGGATTGGGATACCGTCATTAAGATGACCATGATCATGCGCGATTTGATGCGAGGCAACCCAAAACTTGCAGATCTAGGCTTTGGTGAAGAATCGCTAGGACACAATGCTATTCTGGCTGGCTTCCAAGGTCAGCGTCATTGGACCGATCATTTGCCCAATGGCGATTTTTCAGAGGCCATCTTGAACTCCTCATTTGATTGGAACGGCATTCGTGAACCAATCTGTGTGGCAACAGAAAACGACGCGTTGAACGGCGTAAATATGATGCTTGGTAAGCTACTGACGGGTGAGGCTCAGGTTTTCCATGATGTTCGTACCTACTGGTCTGAAGATGCGGTAGAGCGTGTGACAGGAACCCGCCCAGATTCCGGTTTCTTGCACCTGGTTAACTCTGGCTCAGCAGCGCTCGATGGGGCAGGTAAAGCGAAAACAGCTGATGGTAAGCCGGCGATGAAACCGCACTGGGAACTGACACAAGCTGACGTTGAAGCGTCTCTAAATGCAACGAAATGGTGCCCAGCCATTGAAGAATACTTCCGTGGGGGCGGCTTCTCGTCTCAGTTCCTAACTGAAGGTGGCATGCCATTTACCATGCATCGAATCAACATTATCGCGGGTATTGGTCCAGTGCTGCAAATTGCTGAGGGGCACTCTATCGAACTGCCAGAAGATGTTCATAACACCCTAAATGAGCGCACTAACGCGACTTGGCCAACGACCTGGTTCGTCCCTCGCTTGACTGGCCAAGGCGCATTTAAATCGGTTTATGAAGTTATGGCAAACTGGGGCGCTAACCACTGTGTTATCACTTCAGGCCACGTTGGCGGCGATTTAATCTCTCTCGCTGCAATGCTGCGTATTCCGGTATCGATGCATAACGTGGATAGCCAAGACATCTTTCGTCCGCATACTTGGTCTGCATTTGGTCAGGATGTTGAGGGACAGGACTATCGCGCTTGTCAGAACTTCGGCCCTATCTATAAGTAA
- a CDS encoding SMEK domain-containing protein yields MTRQELLQQSSTLLGRFAHEVKVANAMGQFDINTVAEDFLIPILATALNCPDLQNQNRIRMNFPAVDLGCKTSRVSIQITSDASSAKICETLKKFDSHNLGSDFDDIYVYVITERQKSYTSQQLMQSVENLSIAFDPSNNILDYQDLAQLLNEISNEQLEYINGHLEKEFQRTDVNLQFRRNLDEFLRVNQLKIEDEKRTRKYIPSVFVETSETKEEMRYFANPMFFFRKIDDDIRRINLVHFNELLRKAKIEPVIDSLLEITALESPSSMHELQERLTKQRAALEDIQEYLSPFSWYGERAERFVPEGYLSGYWDVFQHSIESSGSGVFSSIEKVSKKIGITQAKIFLITGMAGQGKTNFICDLIENQFRSFEIPTAFIPARALNDHPGPNRILSYIKNNRYAPDVQDLHDLLTLLNKVAEECQKPFVIAIDGINEVGDLDRFAAELRIFLDAMCQYEYVKIIFTCRNEFFDHKFASVFESLHSNLVYRVKDLRQKMSDKNKVRLLDAYLSHFNIKGKFSNNASEFLKNDLILLRIFSEINENKNIGYVPDIYKGDILEKYLMMKVNEFPHHSKRNVLNSLYKICRRMLEDGIFSQIPVEGDESERQILEQLIGEDIILRREVPSTGLASLGIENISFTYDELRDFLLAFYTVTELSAHQLKVDSIFEKIIEWPVYEGFFRYAYILARKQRNDTVLSACESSKDFSNHYLNNLSLLSADIQTPEDVVRVEGTLKNRSEESNLRAVAWFLFRKREESDHLNIRILLDHVSKLDEIESEHFMKVMFSSSSYYGGRHIWRDNVSNLLNSLKDLREEQQLGLGIPALAMALHFVPYAHWDVKESTLNFFSKFQHTPEVLGAIEVCRNAVSTKVQNCLKEIEE; encoded by the coding sequence ATGACTCGACAAGAACTTCTGCAACAATCAAGTACTCTTTTAGGCCGTTTTGCTCATGAGGTGAAGGTAGCGAATGCGATGGGGCAATTTGACATAAACACTGTCGCGGAGGACTTCTTGATTCCTATTTTAGCGACAGCTCTAAACTGCCCCGATCTACAAAATCAAAATCGAATCCGAATGAATTTTCCGGCAGTTGACCTTGGATGTAAAACTAGTAGGGTTTCAATCCAAATTACTTCTGATGCTTCAAGCGCTAAAATCTGTGAAACGTTGAAGAAATTCGATTCTCACAACCTTGGCAGTGATTTTGACGACATCTACGTTTATGTAATAACTGAAAGACAGAAGTCGTATACCTCACAGCAATTGATGCAATCAGTGGAGAATCTATCTATTGCGTTTGACCCATCGAATAATATTCTCGACTACCAAGACTTGGCTCAATTGCTCAATGAAATTAGTAATGAGCAACTTGAATACATCAATGGCCATCTTGAAAAGGAATTCCAACGGACGGATGTTAACCTCCAATTTCGTAGAAATCTGGATGAGTTCTTAAGGGTTAATCAGCTAAAAATAGAGGATGAAAAGCGAACAAGAAAATACATACCATCAGTGTTTGTTGAAACCTCAGAAACGAAAGAGGAGATGAGGTACTTCGCAAATCCAATGTTTTTCTTCAGAAAGATTGATGACGATATACGGCGAATCAACCTAGTTCATTTTAATGAGCTTTTAAGAAAAGCGAAAATTGAACCTGTAATAGATAGTTTACTTGAAATAACAGCTTTAGAATCGCCAAGTAGCATGCATGAGCTTCAAGAACGTCTGACTAAGCAACGTGCTGCGCTCGAAGACATACAAGAGTATCTTTCTCCGTTCTCTTGGTATGGTGAACGAGCTGAACGGTTTGTACCTGAGGGTTACTTGTCAGGCTACTGGGATGTCTTTCAACACAGTATCGAATCGAGCGGAAGCGGAGTGTTCAGCTCTATCGAAAAGGTTTCAAAAAAAATTGGAATTACACAAGCCAAAATATTTTTAATCACGGGCATGGCAGGGCAAGGGAAAACAAACTTCATTTGCGATTTAATTGAAAACCAATTTAGATCATTTGAGATTCCCACAGCCTTTATTCCTGCACGTGCACTGAATGATCATCCGGGTCCTAATCGCATTTTGTCGTACATCAAAAACAACCGATATGCTCCAGATGTCCAAGACCTCCATGACCTTTTAACACTATTAAACAAAGTTGCCGAAGAGTGTCAAAAGCCTTTTGTGATAGCCATTGATGGAATAAATGAAGTTGGCGATCTTGATAGATTTGCTGCTGAGCTTCGAATTTTCCTAGATGCAATGTGCCAGTATGAATATGTAAAGATCATCTTTACCTGTAGGAATGAATTTTTCGATCATAAGTTTGCTAGTGTATTCGAATCTCTACACTCCAATCTCGTATACCGTGTCAAAGATCTTCGCCAAAAAATGTCGGACAAAAATAAAGTTAGACTTCTTGATGCTTATCTAAGCCACTTCAATATCAAAGGCAAGTTCTCAAATAATGCATCTGAGTTCTTAAAAAACGATCTTATTTTACTGCGAATTTTCTCAGAAATTAACGAGAACAAGAATATTGGATATGTTCCGGATATCTACAAAGGAGATATTCTAGAGAAATACTTGATGATGAAGGTGAATGAGTTCCCTCACCACTCTAAGCGTAACGTATTGAACTCATTGTATAAGATATGTAGACGAATGTTGGAAGATGGAATTTTTTCTCAGATACCTGTTGAAGGGGATGAATCCGAGAGGCAGATTCTTGAACAACTGATTGGGGAAGATATCATTTTGCGAAGAGAGGTCCCATCAACAGGGCTTGCATCTTTAGGTATTGAAAATATTTCATTTACATACGATGAACTGCGTGATTTCTTACTTGCGTTTTATACTGTGACTGAACTTTCAGCGCATCAATTAAAAGTTGATAGTATTTTTGAAAAAATCATCGAATGGCCAGTCTATGAAGGTTTTTTCCGTTACGCGTATATTTTGGCACGGAAGCAAAGAAACGATACAGTTTTGTCTGCATGTGAATCTTCAAAAGACTTCTCAAATCACTATCTGAACAATCTTTCACTTTTATCAGCAGATATTCAAACCCCCGAAGACGTGGTTAGAGTCGAAGGTACTTTGAAGAATAGATCCGAGGAAAGTAACCTTCGGGCTGTTGCTTGGTTCTTGTTTAGAAAAAGAGAAGAGTCGGACCACCTAAACATTCGAATTTTACTAGATCATGTTAGCAAACTTGATGAGATAGAATCCGAACATTTCATGAAAGTAATGTTTTCTAGCTCTAGCTATTATGGCGGACGCCATATCTGGCGGGATAACGTTAGCAACCTGCTAAATAGCTTGAAGGATCTTAGAGAAGAGCAACAATTGGGGTTGGGTATTCCGGCTTTAGCTATGGCATTACATTTTGTTCCATATGCTCATTGGGATGTGAAAGAAAGTACTCTCAATTTCTTTTCTAAGTTTCAACACACACCAGAAGTTCTGGGTGCAATTGAAGTATGCAGAAATGCTGTTTCTACAAAAGTGCAGAATTGTTTGAAGGAAATAGAAGAATGA
- a CDS encoding helix-turn-helix domain-containing protein produces MPFENPIPVRLKEARKKANLSQKALGVRIGMDESSASPRMNQYEKGKHTPDVQTLKLLADELGVPLSYFFCEDASAAELACIVSQMTESERKELISSLLAKSKREV; encoded by the coding sequence GTGCCATTCGAAAACCCAATTCCAGTGCGGCTCAAAGAAGCCCGCAAAAAAGCAAACCTCTCTCAAAAAGCATTGGGAGTACGTATAGGTATGGATGAAAGCTCTGCTAGCCCAAGAATGAATCAATACGAGAAGGGTAAACACACCCCAGACGTACAAACCTTAAAGCTATTGGCCGATGAACTAGGTGTGCCTTTAAGTTACTTTTTCTGTGAAGATGCAAGCGCCGCAGAACTAGCATGTATTGTTTCTCAAATGACAGAGAGTGAGAGGAAAGAATTAATTTCATCATTGCTAGCCAAAAGTAAACGTGAAGTCTAG
- the fucP gene encoding L-fucose:H+ symporter permease: protein MTDVLIAQFRKVFTLTDMQSGLVQTAFYGAYFCLALPAALFIQRYSYKAGVLLGLGLFATGALLFYPAAQAMEYLPFLLALFVLAGGLSILETSANPYILAMGPEETATRRLNIAQACNPIGSITGVLIGKFYILSQLNPATDSERAAMAADELAKIQSDELYAVMMPYMGVAVVIALIWLLILKTKMPAAKDTSTTGESTFGQAYRRIVKRSHFTKGVLAQFFYVGAQIGCWSWTIRYVMQEVGGTEAEASTYLLTSIVIFSVMRWVCVALMKHIEPQKLLAALAAIAAILVAVIMAVGGLAGAYALVGVSACMSLMFPTIFGLSLRDLGSDSKFGGSFLIMAILGGALLTAIMGQISDAAGIGAAFVIPFIGFVYLVYYGAKGYQVK, encoded by the coding sequence ATGACTGATGTACTTATTGCACAGTTTCGAAAAGTATTTACTTTAACCGATATGCAATCGGGTTTGGTACAAACGGCTTTCTATGGCGCTTATTTTTGTTTGGCTCTTCCCGCTGCGCTTTTCATACAGCGATACAGTTATAAAGCCGGAGTGCTTTTGGGCCTTGGATTGTTTGCAACCGGCGCACTGCTATTTTATCCCGCCGCGCAAGCAATGGAATATTTACCTTTCTTGCTGGCATTATTTGTTCTAGCTGGCGGTCTCTCCATTCTAGAAACAAGTGCCAACCCATACATATTAGCGATGGGTCCTGAAGAAACCGCAACTCGACGTCTAAATATTGCTCAAGCTTGTAACCCTATTGGTTCGATCACTGGGGTGTTAATTGGCAAATTTTACATCTTATCGCAACTAAACCCTGCAACGGATAGTGAACGTGCGGCCATGGCTGCTGACGAACTAGCGAAAATTCAATCTGACGAACTGTACGCAGTAATGATGCCCTATATGGGCGTAGCAGTTGTTATTGCTTTAATTTGGCTATTGATTCTTAAAACTAAAATGCCGGCCGCAAAGGACACAAGTACTACCGGTGAGTCTACATTTGGTCAGGCGTACCGCCGTATTGTCAAGCGAAGCCACTTCACCAAAGGCGTGTTAGCTCAGTTTTTCTATGTCGGTGCGCAAATTGGTTGTTGGTCATGGACTATTCGTTACGTGATGCAAGAAGTCGGCGGTACAGAAGCAGAAGCATCAACATACCTACTGACATCTATTGTGATTTTCTCTGTCATGCGCTGGGTTTGTGTCGCGCTAATGAAACACATTGAACCACAAAAACTACTTGCTGCTTTGGCTGCGATCGCTGCGATTTTAGTTGCTGTAATCATGGCAGTGGGTGGGTTAGCAGGAGCTTATGCACTAGTCGGTGTGTCTGCATGTATGTCTCTGATGTTCCCAACTATTTTTGGGCTATCACTGAGAGATTTAGGGTCTGATTCAAAGTTTGGTGGAAGCTTCCTAATCATGGCAATTCTGGGTGGTGCACTGCTAACCGCCATCATGGGGCAAATCTCAGATGCAGCAGGCATTGGCGCCGCATTTGTTATCCCATTCATTGGCTTCGTTTACCTAGTGTACTACGGCGCAAAAGGTTACCAAGTTAAGTAA